The genomic window TCGTTTTACGAAAAAAGAGGATGAGGGAAAATACAATGACCGTCATCCTCAAAATTTAAATTTCAGCGACTTTTGTTGGCAATACCTTTTTCACTTGTTCAATGACTTCATTTTTTTCTTCTTCGTTTAGTAATATGTGTACTTGACCCTTATCATTGCGGCTCCTGATCAGCCTTCCGACACCTTGTCTTAAGCACAGGAGCATGTAGGGAATGTCGACTTCCCAAAAAGGATTGTCCGATTCTTCACGTTTGGCAGTAAACACAGGATCTTTCGGCGGAAATGGAAGCGAAAAGATGATGACTTGTTCCAGAGAACTTCCGGGAATATCCAACCCTTCCCAAAGATGGGTGGAACAAAGAACGGATTCTTCTTCATTTTGAAACTTGGAAACAAGCATACTGATTTCTGCATCACCTTCATAGTAAATCGGAAAAGGTGATGATTCTCCTGCAAACTTCTTAAACTCTGACAAGTGGTTTGAATCATTAAATAATACAAGGGTTTTTCCGTTTGCCTTTATTATTTCCTTCAGTGTATAAGCCATCTTTTCCGATAGATCGGTTGATGGACATTTCTTTAAGAAAATCTTCATATTTTGATCATAGTCAAAAGGCGAAGCAACTGAAAAAGATAAATATTGATCAATGCCAAGACTTCTTGCCATATATTCAAAAGATTGATTTTCAGAAAGCGTCGCTGAAGAAAAAATAAACGGTATATTTTGAGAAAATACTTCTTCCCTCATAATTTCTTTTACCATTCTTGGCATAATGACTAATGTTCTTTCATCATCATTGTTTTCAAGCCATGAAATCCCCTTTGTTTCTTTCAAAAATAGCGACAGCGAGTACGTAATTTGTTCCAGGTATTCTTCAACTATTTTTAAATCATATTCGTTGATCGTAAACATTTCACTTTCGAACACTAATTCTTCTTCCAGATCATGAATAGTTTTGAGAAGCATTCTTCCACGTTCTAGAACGGATTCGTTTTTCTCGATCGCTTGTTTATCAGATCCAGCTACTTTTGAAGAGGCGATTGTTAACGCATCAAAAAACGCTTCGCTCTGAAAGATCACTTCTTCTGTTTTTATTAACGTGTTTTCTCTGATATCATTCGCTGATAATCTTGTCAAAAGATTTTCTAATGTTTGTTCC from Bacillus methanolicus includes these protein-coding regions:
- a CDS encoding ATP-dependent DNA helicase; translation: MISRLPFTISKTESFFQKLNEWIGDVFYDILPEAGFELRDEQVYMAFQLEKAFKEKKVIFAEAGVGTGKTIVYLLYAIAYARYTNKPAIIACADETLIEQLVKKEGDIAKLEKALSLNIDVRLAKSRDQYLCLNKLDHVYLQEEEYADVYERLPVFVHGDSSMQPFHHYGDRKDYPELSDKQWEKVAWDPLQDCFSCPKRHRCGQTLHREYYRGARDLIICSHDFYMEHIWTKESRKREGQLPLLPESCAVVFDEGHLLEFAAQKALTYRLTEQTLENLLTRLSANDIRENTLIKTEEVIFQSEAFFDALTIASSKVAGSDKQAIEKNESVLERGRMLLKTIHDLEEELVFESEMFTINEYDLKIVEEYLEQITYSLSLFLKETKGISWLENNDDERTLVIMPRMVKEIMREEVFSQNIPFIFSSATLSENQSFEYMARSLGIDQYLSFSVASPFDYDQNMKIFLKKCPSTDLSEKMAYTLKEIIKANGKTLVLFNDSNHLSEFKKFAGESSPFPIYYEGDAEISMLVSKFQNEEESVLCSTHLWEGLDIPGSSLEQVIIFSLPFPPKDPVFTAKREESDNPFWEVDIPYMLLCLRQGVGRLIRSRNDKGQVHILLNEEEKNEVIEQVKKVLPTKVAEI